In Oceaniferula flava, the genomic window ATTGCCGTTGGGGTTGGGTTTTGGCGCGTGGCCTTGGAATACATACTGCCAATCGTCTGTGCTGAACGGGCCGCAGTCTTCCCACTGGGCGTAGCAGACTTTGCCGCGGTAGTGGATGGCCACCCATTTCCCTTTGCACACCGAGGTCCAATTGCCTCGGTATGAACGCCAGAACCAAGGAATCACTTTTGATGCCTCCGGCTGATGGCCTCCGCCTGGAGCGATGTCATTGTAGGGCAAGGCGATGTAAAATGGGTTCAACTTGGGGGTAAACGCTGCGGGCGTGTACCCATTTCGTTGTGCAGGGTGATCCACACCACCATAATTTTTCTCCCAGTTGGGGTCCCATGAGCTGGCGTTGTTCGGGGTGGGATTACGTTCACTCGCTTTTTCACCAACCCAGAAAACGGTGGCGGTGATGCCTCGGCGCCATGAAAGTTGCGGGAGCTGCCAAGGTTCCGGCTCTTCGTCATGAATTACCATCGCCTTGGGTGGTGTTTGAAAGGGGTTGAGAATGTTGGGGATGGCATTGCGCCTGGCTGCAAGGTAGCGCAGGTGTAGATGAGTGCTCTGTTGATCGATGCCGAATTCCTGATCAAGAGGGATATACTGAGCTTGGGCGAAGCTTGTGAAACCTAGGAAAAAAGCAGTCTTCAGCATCAGCGCAACGACGGATCGGACCGTGGTGCGAGACCGCTGAGAATGGATGGTTGGTATCATCGAGACCTGGTTGGGGACGTGCTTATTCATGAAAGCCCTTCGGCAGGGCTTGGGTAAGGGTGGTGGCATTGGCTGCCGTTGCCTAACGTTTGCAGGTTTCTAAGTATCAGCGTCAACTTGCGAGAAAGTAAGCTATGTTACATACTGTCAGACACTTGATTGTCTCTAATAGTCATGAAAACTCAAGCAAATTTTAATAAAATTCATGATGGTTTTGAAAGGTTTTTGCCTGAAAATGAGGGTCTTTACAAAAAAACCTCTAAAACCGATACGGTGAGTTAACTGTACAGCAAAAACCCTCCGCCCAAGGGTGAAAGGGGGAGGGTTCAGGGTGGTGCAGATGCAAAAGCATAACACCTGAAATGTTGTGTGGCTCTAGCGAACGCGTTTTGGGGGTGAGCTGTCGTCTGTGAGCTGGCTCAGTCGCGTGGGGGCTGAGGAGTTTTTGAGTAGCTGAATCTGCTGCTCTTCGGACTCGTCCACGAGGATGTTGTCGGCATTCACTGGTGGGGTGGACTCTGGAACGGTTGAGTTCTGCTTGAAAGAGTTTGGTTCGAAGTTAAACGAATGAGACTCAGATCCTGGAATGCCATTGGCAAAAAGAATAGGCACAGAAAGAATCAGGCTCAATAAAGTGGCTTGTGCGAATGTACTGTCGAGGATCTTCATGGGCGGGAAGTGGTGCGAGGTGAAGTTTGTATTTACTGATAAACTTGGTTAACGGCTTGTTTCGCTTCGATGTAAGCAATAATAACTGTAAAATAATGCGTATCAATACAATAATTGTTATTTTTTATAAAAAACTATGCTTATGTTGATTGTTTAGCTTGTGTGGTTTTGTGTGGCACGTAAGCCGCTTACTGTCAGCCTGCATTCTGTTGCTGTAGCATGCAGGCCAGGGTTCTCTGGGTACACTGATTTAGCCATCTTGGATGGATTTCCAAGAGTGGTGTATGTGGCAGGTCCTGAATTTACACACACGGTAGCTCTGAGCTGTCGCTGTTACGTGACAATGGTGCTACAGAGGAGCGTGCGTTCAGAGGTAGGGGTGCAGACGGGCACCGGGCACTCGGAGTCCGAGTGCTGAACAAATGGGGGCGAACGAGGGGTGGTTTAGACGTTGAAACGGAACTCGATGATGTCTCCGTCTTTCACCACGTATTCCTTACCTTCAATTCTTAATTTGCCGGCTTCCTTGGCGGCATTTTTGGAGCCCGCGGCTACCAGGTCTTCATAGGCGCAGACTTCGGCGGCGATGAAGCCACGTTCAAAGTCACCATGAATGACGCCGGCTGCGGCAGGTGCCTTGTCGCCTTCGCGAATGGTCCAGGCGCGAGTTTCTTTTTCGCCACTGGTAATATAAGTGCGCAGGCCGAGCAGGTGGTAGACTCCTCGAATCAAGGTGGAGACGCCCGAGTCCTCAATGCCCATGTCAGCGAGGAATTCCTTCACTTCTTCGGCGTCGAGTTCGACCAGTTCTTCTTCGATACGTGCGGAAATCACGATGGCTTCGGCGTTGTGTGAGGCGGCGGCGTATTCTCTGACCTTGGCGACCATGTCGTGGCCGTCCGGGTTCTTTTGGGTTTCTGCCAGCTCGTCTTCGGTGACGTTGCAGGCGAAAATGGTGCGTTTCGAGCTCAGCAGGAAGAAATCGCGCAGGGTGATCTGCTCGTCATCGCTGAGTTCCAGGGTGAGCGCAGGTTTGCCGGCATCGAGGTGAGGGAGCAGTTTGTCGATGAGTTCGACCTCTTTTTTTGACTCTTTGTCACCGCTCTTGGCTTTCTTAGCGCGGGATTCTTTGCGTTTCTGCAAGGCGGCGATGTCGGCGAGGATGAGTTCCGAGTTGATGATTTCGATGTCGCGAATTGGATCAACACTGCCGAGTTCGTGAATGATGTCGTCATTATTAAAGCAGCGCACTACCTGGACGATGGCGTCGACTTCGCGGATGTTGGCGAGGAACTTGTTGCCAAGTCCGGCACCTTCAGAGGCTCCTTCCACCAGTCCGGCGATATCGACAAATTCGATCGCGGCGGGGATGATCTTCTGGGTCTTGCTGATCTCGGCCATGACGTTCAAGCGTTCGTCCGGCACGGTGACCACGCCGACGTTGGGGTCGATGGTGCAAAATGGATAGTTGGCCGCCTCCGCATTGCGGGTGCGGGTGACTGCATTAAAGAGTGTCGATTTTCCGACGTTGGGTAGACCTACGATTCCTGCCTTGAGCATGCGCGGGGAGTAGTGGGGTTTGACGATAATTGCAATTTGTAAATTTGAAATTTGACCTTCGCACGGATCGCGGCTTGTTTCCGCACATGCAGCACGTGCTATTAAAATCAAAAATCCACCGCGCCTGTGTCACAGTTGCGGATGTTGAGTATGAAGGAAGTATCGAAATCCCATCCGATCTCATGGAGGCGGCCGGTCTTTGGGAGGGGGAGCGCGTGCTGGTAACGTCTGCCTCGAAAGGTGGTCGACTGGAAACTTACGCCCAAGCTGGCGAGCCCGGAACTGGGAAAATCATCATGAACGGCGGCGCGGCTCACATCATTAAAGCCGGTGAGCGCATCACCATCATGGCATTTGCCATCTCCGAGAACCCGATTCTTCCGAAGAAGGTGGTCTGCGACGAGAACAACGTCATCATTCGCCATATTAAATAGCACTCGCATCGTTGCTTGCGCGAATCGGGCCTGAAAACGCTGAAAAAGCGTCAAATGCCCAAAATCGCGTCTTTACAAGCAGGAACCACTTCACCATATTCCCGCGCCCATGACTCCTGTAATTGCTGCCAACTGGCTCAACATCTCTATTAATCTGCTTTTGGTGATCCACGTGATCGTCTGTCTTCTGCTCGCACTGGTGGTGCT contains:
- the ychF gene encoding redox-regulated ATPase YchF, translated to MLKAGIVGLPNVGKSTLFNAVTRTRNAEAANYPFCTIDPNVGVVTVPDERLNVMAEISKTQKIIPAAIEFVDIAGLVEGASEGAGLGNKFLANIREVDAIVQVVRCFNNDDIIHELGSVDPIRDIEIINSELILADIAALQKRKESRAKKAKSGDKESKKEVELIDKLLPHLDAGKPALTLELSDDEQITLRDFFLLSSKRTIFACNVTEDELAETQKNPDGHDMVAKVREYAAASHNAEAIVISARIEEELVELDAEEVKEFLADMGIEDSGVSTLIRGVYHLLGLRTYITSGEKETRAWTIREGDKAPAAAGVIHGDFERGFIAAEVCAYEDLVAAGSKNAAKEAGKLRIEGKEYVVKDGDIIEFRFNV
- a CDS encoding aspartate 1-decarboxylase, with translation MKFDLRTDRGLFPHMQHVLLKSKIHRACVTVADVEYEGSIEIPSDLMEAAGLWEGERVLVTSASKGGRLETYAQAGEPGTGKIIMNGGAAHIIKAGERITIMAFAISENPILPKKVVCDENNVIIRHIK